One stretch of Pandoraea oxalativorans DNA includes these proteins:
- the rplM gene encoding 50S ribosomal protein L13, whose translation MKTFSAKPAEVTREWFVIDATDKVLGRVASEVARRLRGKHKPEFTPHVDTGDYIIIVNAAKLKVTGAKQTDKKYYRHTGYPGGIYETTFGKMQERFPGRALEKAVKGMLPKGPLGYAMIKKLKVYADGNHPHEAQQPKSLEI comes from the coding sequence ATGAAGACGTTTTCCGCTAAGCCGGCAGAGGTGACGCGCGAATGGTTTGTGATTGACGCGACGGACAAAGTCCTCGGCCGTGTCGCCAGCGAAGTGGCACGCCGTCTGCGCGGCAAGCACAAACCTGAATTTACGCCGCACGTTGATACTGGTGACTACATCATCATCGTCAATGCTGCCAAGCTGAAAGTTACGGGCGCAAAGCAAACTGACAAGAAGTACTACCGTCACACCGGTTACCCGGGCGGTATCTACGAAACCACGTTCGGCAAGATGCAAGAGCGTTTCCCGGGCCGTGCGCTCGAGAAGGCCGTGAAGGGCATGCTGCCGAAGGGTCCGCTGGGCTACGCGATGATCAAGAAGCTGAAGGTGTACGCCGACGGCAACCATCCGCACGAAGCGCAGCAACCGAAGTCGCTCGAGATCTAA
- the rpsI gene encoding 30S ribosomal protein S9, with product MFKNDWNYGTGRRKSAVARVFIKAGKGDIIVNGKPIKEYFARETSLMIVRQPLELTNHGETFDIKVNVSGGGETGQAGAVRHGITRALIDYDATLKPTLSSAGFVTRDAREVERKKVGFHKARRRKQFSKR from the coding sequence ATGTTCAAAAACGATTGGAATTACGGCACCGGCCGTCGCAAGAGCGCAGTGGCTCGTGTGTTCATCAAGGCTGGCAAGGGCGATATCATCGTCAATGGCAAGCCGATCAAAGAGTACTTTGCTCGTGAAACGTCGCTGATGATCGTTCGTCAGCCGCTCGAACTGACCAACCACGGCGAAACGTTCGACATCAAAGTCAACGTCTCGGGCGGCGGTGAAACGGGTCAGGCCGGTGCGGTTCGTCACGGCATCACCCGTGCACTGATCGACTACGACGCGACGCTCAAGCCGACGCTGTCGAGCGCAGGCTTCGTTACGCGCGATGCCCGTGAAGTCGAACGTAAGAAGGTTGGCTTCCACAAAGCCCGCCGTCGCAAGCAATTCTCGAAGCGTTAA